Genomic DNA from Entelurus aequoreus isolate RoL-2023_Sb linkage group LG25, RoL_Eaeq_v1.1, whole genome shotgun sequence:
GCTGTCAAACATTCATCTTGTCAATCACATTCATCACACTTGACATTACTGACATCGTTGAAATGGACTTTAAAAATAGACAAAGCAACTTTGCTGTCATGATCCAACATTAAAAAGCTTTTACATTGCTCAAAACTTGCTAACTGTTTGACCTAAAGTACTCAAACATctatatttaacattttgattTTCATTTAAAATTGAATGTTTAGATTTAACGTTTAGATTTACTATTTAATGGTTAGATTCAACATTCATTTTTGGACCTCAAATGTGAAGAGAATAGGtcaaatgtgagaaaagtgagcaaAACACTCCAAATATATCAGCTAGAAAAGTCTGATTTCATTTTCAATTGCAGTAAATCCCTTGAaaagaaaagtttggacacaaaaCACTTTGACTGTCTGGATGTCTTCGAGCAACATTTTCAAAAGCTTTTTAACAAGCACATTTATTTTTCAAACAAAAGTGCCATACTTTTTGCTCAAacatgtagatttaacatttaaattcaacatttggATTTGGCTTTAAAATTAGTTTTTATCATTTAGATTTAACAAACGGATTTCAAATTTGACATtccatatttagatttaacatttatatttaacaatgAACATTTGGATTTACCATTCagtatttacatttaatttagattcaacatttattaTTTGAATGCAGATTgaacatttatatacatttagaattaacatttggatttaacatttcaaatttatatttgacatttatttaaatttaaatttaacattgagattttaccttatttaaaatgtagatttaacatgtatCATTTAACATTTGAGAtttaacatgtattatttaaatgtaGATTCAACATTCTGTATTTAGATTTtacattcaacatttagatttaacatttagatttaacatttagatttgaatAATTGTGACCTGGAGCTTTCTCATCTTTTCCCGCACATGTTTTGCctacattgttatttttttgccttttcaaataaatacatacaaaataaatatCATTTAATTTCTACTCAAATGTGAAGAAAAATGAGCTAAGTACACCAAATATTTTAGCTAGAAAAGTGAGATTTCATTTTTAAATTGCTTGCATATTTGAAATTGACTTCAAGGTTTTTCCACACAGTCATTTTACAGACAGAATGTcataaaaagacaaataaatcTGGAATGCACTTGTTTATactctcaaaacttggtaacagtttggaCTTAAGTACCACAAATCCTGCTCAAACTTTGTACATTTTCTGTAACATTTATATTTCCCATTTCATGTTTggatttagattgaacattttttattagaatgtagattcaacatttagattcaacatgtatttaaatttagattcaacatttatttcAAATGTAGAGTTAACATTGTTTATTTGAATGTAGATTTAACATTGAGATTTGACCTTATTCCAaatgtagatttaacatgtattatttaaCATTCAGATTGAACATTTGTCATTTAAATGTAGATTTAACATTCTATATTTAGATTTTACATTCAATatatagatttaacatttagatttgacatttagGTTTGAATAATTGTGACCTGGGGCTTTCTGAACCTTTCCcgcacatgtttttgtttttgtgtttttgtgttttcaaataaatacatacaaaataaatacaaatttaccaTTTAATTTCTACTCAAATGTGAAAAAAACGAGCTAAATATAATACAAGTTAGCTAAATATACCAATTTTTTCAGCTAGAAAAGGAAGATTTCATTTTTAATCACAATAAATTGTTTGCATATTTTAAATTAACTTCAAAGTTTATTCCACACAGCAATTTTATTGACAGAATGTcatcaaatattatatttaaaaatgtttttctccaaTGCACATGTTTATATGCTCAAAACTTGCCAACAGTTGGACTAAAGTAATATAATCCCTGCTCAAACTTTTACATTTTCTGTAACATTTATATTTCAatttcatgtttggatgtacaaaccccaaaagcagtgaagttgtcacgttgtgtaaaagctaaataaaaagagaatacagcaaatccttttcaacttatattcaatagaatagactgcaaagacaagatatttcatgttcacactcagaaactttcttcttttttgtaaataatcatgaacttagaatttaatggcagcaacacattgcaaaaaaggcatttttaccactgtgttacatggcctttcctttgaacaacactcagtaaaggtttgggaagtgaggagacacatttttgaagtggaattctttcccattcttgcttgatgtacagcttaagttgttcaacagtctcccttctcatattttagcctgcaCACATttgcaatgtctggactacaggcaggccagtctagtacctgcactcttttactatgacgccacgttgatgtaacacatggcttggcattgtcttgctgaaataagcaggggcgtccatgataaagttgcttggatggcaacatatgttgctccaaaagctgtatgtacctttcagcattaatggtgccttcacagatgtgtaagttacccatgtcttggccactaatacacccccataccatcacacatgctgccttttacactttcaccctagaacagtccggatggttcttttcctctttggtccggaggacacgacgtccactgtttccaaaaacaatttgaaatgtggactcgtcagaccacagaacacttttccactttgtatcagtccatcttagatgagctcaggcccaacgaTGCCTGtggctttctgggtgttgttgataaatggctttggctttgcatagtcgagttttaacttgcacttacagatgtagcgaccaactgtagttactgacagtggttttctgaagtgttcctgagcccatgtggtgatatcctttacacactgatgtggctttttgatgcagtagcgccttagggatccaaggtgtgtaatatcatggcttacctgcagtgatttctccacattctctgaaccttttgatgatattacggagcgtagatgatgaaatccctaaattccttgttgagaaatgttgttcttcaacaatttgctcaggcatttgttgacaaagtggtgaccctcgcccccgtccttgtttgtgaatgactgaagctgcttttatacccaatcatggcacccacctgttcccaattagcctgctcacctgtgggatgttccaaataagtgtttgatgagctttcctcaactttctcactcttttttgccacttgtgccagcttttttgaaacatgttgcaggcgtcaaattccaaatgacctaatatttgcaaaaaataagaaagtttctcagtctattcaattgaatataagttgaaaatgatttgttgtattctctttttatttagcctttacacaaggtgacaacttcactgcttgtgGGGTTTGTAGATATAACATTTATTTCCTCCAAACAGTTGAAGTTGTGTGATTAATTCCAAGTGATGAGTTGATCATGAGCTTTGACAGCCCAGGTCATAATTCCATGCACAGTTCCAAGTGAGTATGCAAAGTGACAACATTCCATCAGTGTCCTCATCTACACTTTgatttcctcctcttcttccgaGAAGGTGTAGGACGTTTTGGAAAAGCTCCTCTTGACGGCGCCTCCCCCGTAATGTCGAGACAGAACGTCCGCCGCCTTCTGGAAGCGCTCCGACTCCATGGCGGGTTCCGCCCTGGCAGGAGACGTGTGAGGAGACCTGTCCTCCTCCTGGGTCCAGCTGGTGCTGCGGGGGTCCTCCTGAGACCTGTCCTCCTCCTGGGTCCAGCTGGTGCTGCGGGGGTCCTCCTCAGACCTGTCCTCCTCCATCCAGCTGGTTCTGCGGGGGTCCTCCTGAGACCTGTCCTCCTCCATCCAGCTGGTTCTGCGGGGGTCCTCCTGAGACCTGTCCTCCTCCTGGGTCCAGCTGGTGCTGTGGGGGTCCTCCTGAGACCTGTCCTCCTCCTGGGTCCAGCTGGTTCTGCGGGGGTCCTCCTGAGACCTGTCCTCCTCCTGGGTCCAGCTGGTGCTGCGGGGGTCCTCCTGACCCTCGGCGTTCCTTCTCGGGGAGTTTGTGGAGCTGGCCCCGGGGCTGACAAAAGTGTCTGTTGTGGAGCTGCCGTCCTCTTCCTCACCTGCGGCCCGCTGGTCCAACAAGCCCAGGACCTCAGTCATCAGGGAGGGGCCCAGGTCCAGGCTGAAGGAGGTCAGGGAGTCCGAGCGGGTTGGGGCTTTGCCACGGTGCTCGCGCACGGATCTTCTGAGGACGTCTCCGTCTGGGAAGGCTTTGTCCGGGCGAGAGAAGCGCGGCAGCGTGACAAATCCGGACTGGAGACCTGCAAACACGGAAAAAGACGTTCAGGTGCCTCAAAGTGTGTGAAAGCACAAAACCTCCAGCATGAGACCTGATAGGGAAGACCAGTCTTTGTCCATATGTCTGTTTCGGGCCCagttgtagtacacttttccaccacttgtggcagtagtgacaacatcaaacaaacagaagaagtctggagctaaaatcaTGGAAAAGTTTCTCAAgcccaaaaaatatgactaaagtgatgaagctgtattttcatttacacttccattttattgacagtttattcaaaaaaaaatattactaaataaaaaagaatttctttattttttttagtcagTTTTTATGATTCCTTTCTCttgcagtatattttatttttgtaatcagcctgacctaagccttggcaGTAATCCCTGCAATGAACTCgtttcatttgacaaggttgatcCTGGGAAACTGCAAGTAGGTTAGATAGCATCACTATATTGTCAAGTCAAGAGCAAGATTACTGATCTTGTGTTTTTATCTGAGTGGAAAAGTTGAGCCCCGAGGTCAAGAAGGTTAGACTTTATCAGAGTTTCTGTGGTTGCGGTGGAGATTTTACATACACTCAAAAagccaaacataaaaaaaattaataatacaaaaaatctaAAATGAGTACAAATAATAaccagcataaaacgttagcatgctacggttagcaggctaacatagaaaaagttagtgtacttctaagatagcgccaagtatcaaaagccatgacttttttcttttttcttcaactaatcaaatttgcaaaaatgtagcaacaaacattaacattctaAGTACAAATATTCAAAGCACTAGAACAATTACcgcaaattccggactataagccgctcattttttcctacgctttggacTCTGTGGCTAATAAAACCGTGCGTctagtttatggatttttcttcaaggCCATGATGCAAATAGTTTGcataaaaacaagcaaaaaaggtgtgttgttgtttgtgctatggcgccatcttctggacgagtttgctcactgcaggtgctgcagtgttgcattgcccttctgtttagtgctttcaaccggaagtagaagtgccgttctgtcttcgagccgtccatagcgtttctacttgtatggattcttcattcatcactccaagaaaagtttgtaagttttacaatataactaaaactattcttacctactaaagcgtcccatgtgtgacgtctgtaggagtgtgtacaggtgtgtgtacaggtgtgtgtgtgtttagaaaatagtgtgtacaagtgtgtgtgtagtaaagagtgggtacaggtgtgtgtgtgtagtaaagACTGTCTACAGGTGTGTGTAGTAAAGAGTGTGTACAGGTGTGTGTGTAGTAAAGAGTGTGTACAGGTGTGTGTGTAGTAAAGACTGTCTACAGGTGTGCGTAGTAAATAGTgtatacaggtgtgtgtgtgtttagaaaatagtgtgtacaagtgtgtgtgtagtaAAGACTGTGTACAGGTGTGTGTAGTAAAGACTGTCTACAGGTGTGTGTAGTAAAGAGTGTGTACAGGTGTGTGTGTAGTAAAGAGTGTGTACAGGTGTGTGTGTAGTAAAGACTGTCTACAGGTGTGCGTAGTAAATAGTgtatacaggtgtgtgtgtgtttagaaaatagtgtgtacaagtgtgtgtgtagtaAAGAGTGTGTACTGGTGTGTGTGTAGTAAAGAGTGTGTACAGGTGTGTGCGTGTAGTAAAGAGTGTGTACAGGTGTGTGTAGTAAAGAGTGTATACAGGTGTGTGTAGTAAAGAGTGTGTACAGGTGTGTGTAGTAAAGAGTGTGTACAGGTGTGTGAGTGTAGTAAAGAGTGTGTACTGGTGTGTGCGTGTAGTAAAGAGTGTGTACAGGTGTGTGTAGTAAAGAGTGTATACAGGTGTGTGTAGTAAAGAGTGTGTACAGGTGTGTGTAGTAAAGAGTGTATACAGGTGTGTATAGTAAAGAGTGTGTACAGGTGTGTGTAGTAAAGAGTGTATACAGGTGTGTATAGTAAAGAGTGTGTACAGGTGTGTGAGTGTAGTAAAGAGTGTGTACAGGTGTGTGCGTGTAGTAaagagtgtgtgcatgtgtgtgtagtaAGGAGTGTGTACAGGCGTGTGTGTGTAGTAaagagtgtgtgcatgtgtgtgtagtaAGGAGTGTGTACAGGCGTGTGTGTGTAGTAaagagtgtgtgcatgtgtgtgtagtaaagagtgtgtacaggcgtgtgtgtgtacatgtgttgcCAAGGTGATTTGAGATGAGTCCCAAGAAGGCTGCATGTTAGCTGGTTGTCATGGAGGAATGTGGGAATCATGTTGAAAGAAAGCCAACAAAGTGCctcttcgtgtgtgtgtgtgtgtgtgtgtgtgtgtgtgtgtgtgtgtgtgtgtgtgtgtgtgtgtgtgtgtgtgtgtgtgtgtgtgtgtgtgtgtgtgtgtgtgtgtgtgtgtgtgtgcgtgtgtgtgtgtgtgtgtgtgtgtgtgggtgtgtgtttgtgtgtgtgtgtgtgtgtgtatgtgtgtgacatttgttgtgttgtttttgtctgcAAGTGTTCACAGAGTCAGAGAGTGAATTGTGATCATCATTTACTGTGTGAATGCTGGATTCTCTCTAACTCTCTCTCATTCTTCTCATACTTAAaagagaagtgcactttttttggaacattgcctattgttcacaatcattatgacagacaatcattatgacagacaatcattatgacagacaatcattatgacagacattcattatgacagacattcattatgacagacattcattatgacagacattcattatgacagacaatcattatgacagacattcattatgacagataatcattatgacagacaatcattatgacagacaatcattatgacagataatcattatgacagacattcattatgacagacaatcattatgacagacattcattatgacagacaatcattatgacagacattcattatgacagacaatcattatgacagacattcattatgacagacaatcattatgacagacattcattatgacagacattcattatgacagacaatcattatgacagacattcattatgacagataatcattatgacagacattcattatgacagacaatcattatgacagacattcattatgacagacaatcattatgacagacattcATTGTGACAGACATTCACTATGAcagacaatcattatgacagacaatcattatgacagacattcattatgacagacaatcattatgacagacattcattatgacagataatcattatgacagacattcattatgacagacaatcattatgacattcattatgacagacaatcattatgacagacattcattatgacagacaatcattatgacagacaatcattatgacagacattcattatgacagacaatcattatgacagacattcattatgacagacattcattatgacagacaatcattatgacagacattcattatgacagacattcattatgacagacaatcattatgacagacaatcattatgacagacattcattatgacagacaatcattatgacagacaatcattatgacagacattcattatgacagacattcattatgacagacaatcattatgacagacaatcattatgacagacattcattatgacagacaatcattatgacagacaatcattatgacagataatcattatgacagacattcattatgacagacaatcattatgacagacattcattatgacagacaatcattatgacagacattcattatgacagacattcattatgacagacaatcattatgacagacaatcattatgacagacattcattatgacagacaatcattatgacagacattcattatgacagacattcattatgacagacaatcattatgacagacaatcATTATAAcagacaatcattatgacagacattcattatgacagacattcattatgacagacaatcattatgacagacaatcattatgacagataatcattatgacagacattcattatgacagacattcattatgacagacaatcattatgacagacattcattatgacagacattcattatgacagacaatcattatgacagacattcattatgacagacattcattatgacagacaatcattatgacagatgacgttttaaagataaaagtctgcttacagcaaagtcaatgggaggtcctctattacgCCCATAAAAGCTAATTAAAACATCCACAAAGCGCAATAGTCCATTTACATGTGGTGACTTGAATATGAactagtattagtcatattgctattataaatattaactagtattagtcatattgttattataaatatgaactagtattagtgatattgttattataaatatgaactagtattagtcatattgttattataaatatgaactagtattagtcatattgttattataaatatgaactagtattagtgatattgttgttataaatattaactagtattagtcatattgttattataaatatgaactagtattagtgatattgttattataaatattaactagtattagtcatattgttattataaatatgaactagtattagtgatattgttattataaatatgaacaagtattagtcatattgttattataaatatcaacaagtattagtcatattgttattataaatattaacaagtattagtgatattattataaatattaacaagtattagtgatcttgttattataaatattaacaagtattagtcatattgttattataaatattaacaagtattagtgatattattataaatattaacaagtattagtgatcttgttattataaatattaacaagtattagtcatcttgttattataaatattaacaagtattagtcatattgttattatacatattaacaagtattagtcatattgttattataaatattaacaagtattagtcatattattaaaataaatatcaaCATGTATTAGTCATATTATAATAAATATCAACATGtattagtcatattattataaatatgaacaagtattagtgatattgttattctaaatattaacaagtattagtcatattgttattatgaatattaacaagtattagtcatattgttattatgaatattaacaagtacatttggccaggggccgaaagcatgtaaagtaacataatatatatatacatatatatatagcctatacgtTTATTGGTGTACAgagttatttatatattgtttttataaaataattattataattattgattagtATAACTAGATATTAAGgggatgtgaaagttcgactccgagCTTGTTTATGTAACAAGGTGACGTCACATTTCCGCTTGACGCGAGCTCTTTAAATCCTGGCGCCACCTGTTGCTAATCACGTGACTGCCGCGCTCTGTTTGGCGGGTCTATGATGAAGTCATCTAACTAGGAACAAAGCATCTTCATCTTTGCTTTAGACCTCTCAGCGGTGAGTCAATACATTCTTCGATTAATGCTTGAAACGTGACGGCGTCCATTCAAAGTCAGTAGCGCTACATGCTAACTTAGCGTGCTAGCTTAGCGTGCTAGTTTAGCGTGCTAATTTAGCGTGCTAACTTAGTGTGCTAGCTTAGCGTGCTAGCTTAGTGTGCTAGCTTAGCGTGCTAACTTAGCGTGCTAACTTAGCGTGCTAGCTTAGCGTGCTAGTTTAGCGTGCTATCTTAGCGTGCTAACTGAGTGTGCTAGCTTAGCGTGCTAGTTTAGCGTGCTAGCTTAGCGTGCTAACTGAGTGTGCTAGCTTAGCGTGTAATCAAATGATGTCTGAATATCCTAAATGACGAATATGAAATATGAAAGTGATGTAAACTTGATTAAAACTTGGTTTAATGCCAATTGATAGatatataaagtgcacttctGACTTCCGACTTAAGAAGTTTGACTTTATATTGATTTAATTGTATCAAATGATGTACTGttgaggttcatttgtgtcttttattatgaaagttttttttgacactgaatttatttaacatcattttttgcgtttgagttttattttgtgaactgaacttttttttttttttttacatgaaattatgctgacaatttcatgagACAAATCCAGCGTAAATTGGGAGGGAAGCAATCGGTCCTgactcagaagcagccaatgaggtgccagttggaagtcacgtgacacgggtcttgcaaaactgCATCAACAAAGCAATTAACTGGACTATCTATCTGGGCTATAATataacataattaacatttcaatgtggcccgctggatgttttcaaactatagaaaggACTCCAATGGTTAAactctgcacttttgagtgacatacttTTCCTAGGTGTGCTGGCTAATGACGTTCAGGTCAACTTAAAGAAGAAGACATGTTTGGATGCATACAGTGACCATAGAACAGTCATATTATATCcaagtggatgttttttttatccttttgcctttatttttcgccgtgtttgttgcatctttgttgctctTCCTTGATTATAAAAAGAGGTGGTCTAcagtagaggagcaacgttcatatattttatatattcagtgttttattgttcatagttaatattgtaaatcccacattttgtatttttcatgTACATGCGAGTGTctttttcagtaaaaaactaaacaaaccatCTCAAAAACTTTAGTCATTTTACTGAATGATGAAAATTAGTACGTACATAAAAATATAGACTGCGATTTACGAcataaactatgaacaataaaacactgaatattgagaatatacACTGCACTCCTGCAGACCACCTCCTTaagttgttaaggcggccgccttaacaacaaagagccaccgcctaaactaaagtcctaacaagctgctacgcttcgttctgcctctgcctctgtcagtacgtctctgcagcacccagcattgtcccacccacacaaccatctgattggctacacgcagagcggtaagccaatcagcagtgcgtattcagagcgcgtggagtcagtgctcctgcggtgtggtgagcagaaaggtgttcAGCAGGtaagcagcggactctccccaaattataataaacacctcccagtcctcCACaactcaactactagtaacatcactacgagcccgttgacgttctagaaacataagcggcagctcagctcgctcgtagtccttgaggtgaaggctaattagcttttagcgtaacgttagctcactgtgcagtgtgtgtgtgtgtgtgtgtgtgtgtgtgcgccccaCATGAAACGGACAGCAAAGCTCTGTctatctgagagaaagacaagcattattgacctacagttaacaactaagtta
This window encodes:
- the LOC133642208 gene encoding cdc42 effector protein 1-like isoform X2, whose protein sequence is MSGGKRPGIKGLVSGSQERRRFKSDLSVDMISPPMGDFRHTMHVGRGGDVFGDTSFLSNYGGAKEPSSPDSAHSSKSNGFFTRTFRHIRKNSGPRGEARDLSSPPPDISPIIKNAISLPQLNLDSPNGSLQRLTIPNSISSTDGSICTYGLQSGFVTLPRFSRPDKAFPDGDVLRRSVREHRGKAPTRSDSLTSFSLDLGPSLMTEVLGLLDQRAAGEEEDGSSTTDTFVSPGASSTNSPRRNAEGQEDPRSTSWTQEEDRSQEDPRRTSWTQEEDRSQEDPHSTSWTQEEDRSQEDPRRTSWMEEDRSQEDPRRTSWMEEDRSQEDPRSTSWTQEEDRSPHTSPARAEPAMESERFQKAADVLSRHYGGGAVKRSFSKTSYTFSEEEEEIKV
- the LOC133642208 gene encoding cdc42 effector protein 1-like isoform X3; translation: MSGGKRPGIKGLVSGSQERRRFKSDLSVDMISPPMGDFRHTMHVGRGGDVFGDTSFLSNYGGAKEPSSPDSAHSSKSNGFFTRTFRHIRKNSGPRGEARDLSSPPPDISPIIKNAISLPQLNLDSPNGSLQRLTIPNSISSTDGSICTYGLQSGFVTLPRFSRPDKAFPDGDVLRRSVREHRGKAPTRSDSLTSFSLDLGPSLMTEVLGLLDQRAAGEEEDGSSTTDTFVSPGASSTNSPRRNAEGQEDPRSTSWTQEEDRSQEDPHSTSWTQEEDRSQEDPRRTSWMEEDRSQEDPRRTSWMEEDRSEEDPRSTSWTQEEDRSQEDPRSTSWTQEEDRSPHTSPARAEPAMESERFQKAADVLSRHYGGGAVKRSFSKTSYTFSEEEEEIKV
- the LOC133642208 gene encoding cdc42 effector protein 1-like isoform X1, which translates into the protein MSGGKRPGIKGLVSGSQERRRFKSDLSVDMISPPMGDFRHTMHVGRGGDVFGDTSFLSNYGGAKEPSSPDSAHSSKSNGFFTRTFRHIRKNSGPRGEARDLSSPPPDISPIIKNAISLPQLNLDSPNGSLQRLTIPNSISSTDGSICTYGLQSGFVTLPRFSRPDKAFPDGDVLRRSVREHRGKAPTRSDSLTSFSLDLGPSLMTEVLGLLDQRAAGEEEDGSSTTDTFVSPGASSTNSPRRNAEGQEDPRSTSWTQEEDRSQEDPRRTSWTQEEDRSQEDPHSTSWTQEEDRSQEDPRRTSWMEEDRSQEDPRRTSWMEEDRSEEDPRSTSWTQEEDRSQEDPRSTSWTQEEDRSPHTSPARAEPAMESERFQKAADVLSRHYGGGAVKRSFSKTSYTFSEEEEEIKV